Proteins from a single region of Budorcas taxicolor isolate Tak-1 chromosome 11, Takin1.1, whole genome shotgun sequence:
- the LOC128055682 gene encoding transcription factor TFIIIB component B'' homolog yields MFRRARLSVKPNVRPGAGARASTAPSSQREQEAPRPQEPAAASAPKPPESTDVPPVDFGEAEPQDKIPKSSVEKTDDGKDVEESSKPSFTVSQKRKRIPSTSSLVKPSVSVPSEPHPLSTVNQEAPQPNPVPTKEKQPCSDRYRIYKAQKLREMLKEELRKEKKQWKNKYAVNETQRPPDRSKMTMRDFIYYLPESNPMTSSLEQEKKTEKSSTPVRTREPEGKTTPDGEDNEEVEEELDDGPLLVPRVKVAEDGSIILDEESLTVEVLRTKGPCVVEENDPIFERGSTTTYSSFRKSYYSKPWSNKETDMFFLAISMVGTDFSMIGQLFPHRARIEIKNKFKREEKTNGWRIDKAFQEKRPFDFDFFAHLLQKVLAEEEKRKQKSVKNQSSKEKKSSKSRKNVKVKKVANDDRDESVSTKISNSGRSQKDAQTVEEELQSLTLSEQDSEQNALELDVNQKKRRRKNQGEGSEQEVYLSGSATVQPGSSKGEKHKNKGLSLSPEINENESSKEQELPCVQDTDDLVGLSSSEDTEKRTDPILSSRGRGYEETSAMKTEKEEINDIAGKAEEYGVLEAKRGKKKTFKQEEVINCAPVNQVEQRHRTGHWKAV; encoded by the exons ATGTTCCGCAGGGCACGCCTTAGCGTGAAGCCGAATGTCAGGCCCGGAGCAGGCGCCAGGGCCTCCACCGCCCCCAGTTCCCAGCGTGAACAAGAAGCTCCAAGGCCGCAGGAGCCTGCCGCGGCCTCTGCTCCGAAGCCTCCGGAATCCACAGATGTGCCCCCGGTGGATTTCGGGGAAGCGGAGCCCCAAGACAAGATTCCCAAGAGCAGTGTTGAAAAGACTGATGATGGGAAGGATGTTGAAGAATCCAGTAAGCCTTCCTTTACTGTTTCACAGAAAAGAAAGCGAATACCAAGTACTTCTAGTCTGGTCAAACCTAGTGTCAGTGTTCCTTCAGAACCTCATCCTTTATCTACAGTTAATCAAGAAGCTCCACAGCCAAACCCTGTtccaacaaaagagaaacagccaTGTTCAGACAGATACCGAATATACAAAGCCCAGAAACTGAgggaaatgttaaaagaagaattgaggaaagagaagaagcaaTGGAAAAACAAGTATGCCGTAAATGAAACTCAAAGGCCACCGGATCGTTCCAAAATGACTATGAGAGACTTCATATATTATCTACCAGAAAGCAATCCAATGACTTCTTCACTggagcaggaaaagaaaactgaaaaatcatcGACACCAGTCCGAACACGAGAGCCAGAAGGCAAGACTACTCCTGATGGGGAAGATAACGAAGAAGTAGAAGAAGAGTTGGATGATGGGCCCTTGCTGGTTCCTCGAGTAAAAGTGGCAGAAGATGGTTCTATTATTTTGGATGAAGAAAGTTTAACTGTAGAAGTTTTAAGGACAAAAGGTCCCTGTGTTGTTGAGGAAAATGACCCCATATTTGAGCGTGGTTCTACAACTACATATTCCAGCTTTAGGAAAAGCTACTACTCTAAACCATGGTCAAATAAAGAGACAGATATGTTTTTTTTAGCCATCAGCATGGTAGGAACTGACTTTTCTATGATTGGACAGCTTTTTCCTCACAGAGCAAGAATAgaaattaagaataaatttaaacgTGAAGAGAAAACAAATGGATGGAGAATAGACAAAGCATTCCAGGAAAAGCGCCCTTTTGACTTCGATTTTTTTGCTCATTTGCTTCAGAAAGTTCTTGccgaagaagagaaaagaaaacaaaaatctgttaAAAATCAGAGTTCAAAGGAGAAGAAGTCCTCTAAATCACGGAaaaatgtaaaagtgaaaaaagttgcTAATGATGATCGAGATGAGTCTGTGAGCACTAAAATTTCAAACTCAGGAAGGTCGCAAAAGGATGCTCAGACAGTTGAAGAAGAACTGCAGTCTCTGACTTTATCTGAACAGGATTCAGAACAGAATGCATTAGAACTAGAcgtaaatcaaaagaaaagaagaagaaagaatcaggGTGAAGGTAGTGAACAAGAAGTGTATCTTTCAGGAAGTGCCACTGTTCAGCCAGGCTCTTCTAaaggagaaaaacacaaaaataaaggcCTGTCTTTAAGTCCTGAGATTAATGAAAATGAATCCAGTAAGGAACAAGAGCTTCCCTGTGTACAGGACACAGATGACCTTGTGGGTTTATCCTCTAGTGAAGACACTGAGAAAAGAACTGACCCTATTCTTTCATCAAG AGGTAGGGGATATGAAGAGACATCAGCAATGaagactgaaaaagaagagattaatGATATTGCAGGGAAAGCAGAAGAGTATGGTGTCCTGGAAGCCAagcgggggaaaaaaaagactttcaagCAGGAGGAAGTAATCAACTGTGCCCCTGTAAATCAGGTAGAACAAAGACACAGAACTGGTCACTGGAAAGCAGTGTAA